The Roseiconus lacunae genome has a segment encoding these proteins:
- a CDS encoding DEAD/DEAH box helicase, with product MIQELANRIWSHNAFHEDYASLVTNAFGQSFGHSSQETIESARMLKLIRSACHLSGSDEREHREAAYRIVVSASSIPELLSDDQRKVANLVFSRLGNFPAVAYLRSQAEAIGAVSAYDYSLALDIDLEIRRTNNTIQFSVGPDLTLTDFQRRLWSELESEQPIAVTAPTSAGKSFALLNYIVRNHINAKFRWSLFVVPTRALISQITTSIVEMFSVAGPGREPTVSSIPISPEELESERGIYVLTQERAQILIESGKMPHFDVVVIDEAQGIADGQRGITLQTVLESILETRNRDRNQKILFAAPPISNPGLFADLFSFQACEVIRERESPVAQNLVFVKTNPISKNMVTLSVKLEDAILPIGDIALDKELFDDRQKLTIISWEFGKKSQNIVFSSGKAECERIALQLTELASPGQTTDANPRLIELAKFIRTHVHKEYSLAETVLAGIGFHYGNMPAAIRKAIESTFESGELSHLVCTSTLLQGVNMPASNLFMLNPSRGSERRGAPAEPLDGVDFWNLAGRAGRLGKEFEGNVFLIDYDLWKSKPISADREREVVPALERTVKTVDSRLVDFIEDREHPSGTSPAAESAFTKLFNDYRSGKLSKTLDKVFASDDATSADELENTLSRCVKSINVPVEITERNISISPYRQQQMLDYLRKRMNEKPPEEFIPIHPLRSEAYDSLLRILKRVHNHFELKKKSDRSHVFFSRFAINWMRGEPLPRLIDAYHNNRKKKMKKAPRMATSIRETLNLLESDLRFRYVKFLRCYEDLVTHALNEAGRPELAQSIPAIHLFLELGASSGTMVGLISLGFTRTTAGVLQDEATDKNLSRASALEWLRRTKWESRDIPQACLDEVREIIGN from the coding sequence ATATCGCATTGTTGTGAGTGCGTCGAGTATTCCAGAGCTCCTTTCCGATGATCAGCGAAAAGTCGCCAACCTAGTTTTCTCTAGACTGGGAAACTTCCCAGCGGTTGCCTATCTACGTAGCCAAGCTGAAGCAATTGGAGCGGTTAGCGCTTATGACTATTCACTCGCACTTGATATCGATCTGGAGATCAGGCGAACGAATAACACGATCCAGTTTAGCGTTGGACCTGATCTAACTTTGACGGATTTTCAGAGAAGGCTCTGGAGCGAATTAGAAAGTGAGCAACCGATCGCTGTAACAGCGCCTACTTCAGCGGGAAAGTCTTTTGCGCTCTTGAACTACATCGTGCGGAATCACATAAACGCAAAATTTCGCTGGAGCCTTTTCGTTGTGCCTACCCGTGCCTTGATCTCACAAATCACCACTTCAATAGTGGAGATGTTTAGCGTGGCAGGGCCTGGACGTGAACCAACAGTTTCTTCAATCCCAATTTCGCCTGAAGAACTGGAGTCCGAGCGCGGGATATACGTCCTAACTCAGGAACGTGCGCAGATCTTGATTGAGTCCGGAAAGATGCCTCATTTTGACGTCGTTGTAATTGACGAAGCGCAAGGCATTGCGGATGGGCAGCGAGGAATCACGCTGCAAACCGTACTTGAGTCTATTTTAGAAACGCGAAATCGAGACAGGAATCAGAAAATCCTTTTCGCCGCGCCCCCCATAAGTAACCCGGGGTTGTTCGCAGACCTGTTCTCCTTTCAAGCATGCGAAGTTATTCGGGAGCGGGAGAGCCCCGTAGCGCAAAACTTGGTTTTCGTCAAAACGAATCCGATTAGCAAAAACATGGTGACGCTCTCTGTAAAACTTGAGGATGCCATCTTACCGATTGGAGATATTGCTCTCGATAAAGAGCTCTTTGATGACCGTCAGAAGCTGACGATAATCAGTTGGGAGTTTGGGAAAAAATCTCAGAATATCGTTTTCTCGAGTGGTAAGGCTGAATGCGAGAGGATTGCACTCCAGCTCACAGAGCTTGCGAGTCCAGGGCAAACGACGGATGCAAATCCTCGTCTTATCGAACTTGCAAAGTTCATTCGAACTCATGTCCACAAAGAGTATTCACTTGCGGAAACTGTCTTGGCTGGAATTGGGTTCCACTACGGGAACATGCCTGCAGCAATACGGAAGGCTATCGAGTCAACCTTCGAGAGCGGTGAGCTTAGCCATTTAGTCTGTACAAGCACACTGCTTCAGGGGGTGAACATGCCAGCTAGCAACTTGTTCATGCTCAATCCGTCACGCGGATCGGAGAGGCGGGGCGCCCCTGCGGAACCATTGGATGGAGTTGACTTTTGGAATCTAGCGGGTAGGGCTGGGCGGTTGGGCAAGGAGTTTGAAGGCAATGTCTTCCTAATCGATTACGATCTTTGGAAGTCGAAGCCGATATCTGCTGACCGTGAGAGAGAAGTCGTCCCCGCACTTGAGCGGACGGTCAAAACTGTAGATAGTCGACTTGTCGACTTCATCGAGGACCGCGAACACCCGTCAGGGACGAGCCCGGCAGCAGAATCCGCTTTTACAAAGCTTTTTAACGATTATCGGTCCGGAAAGCTTTCGAAGACACTAGATAAAGTTTTTGCGAGCGACGATGCAACATCTGCAGACGAACTTGAAAATACACTCAGTCGGTGCGTTAAATCAATTAATGTTCCAGTCGAGATAACTGAGAGAAACATCTCCATTTCCCCGTACAGGCAACAGCAGATGCTTGATTATCTGCGTAAGCGCATGAACGAAAAGCCACCTGAGGAATTCATTCCAATCCATCCGCTTCGCAGCGAAGCCTACGACAGTCTCTTGCGGATACTTAAACGAGTGCACAACCACTTCGAGTTGAAAAAGAAGTCCGATCGGTCACATGTGTTTTTTTCAAGGTTCGCCATTAATTGGATGAGAGGAGAGCCGCTTCCAAGGCTTATCGATGCATATCACAACAATCGCAAGAAGAAGATGAAAAAGGCGCCGCGCATGGCGACATCGATTAGGGAAACACTCAATCTGCTCGAATCCGACCTGCGTTTCCGATACGTAAAATTTCTGCGCTGCTATGAGGACTTGGTCACTCATGCACTTAACGAAGCTGGAAGACCGGAATTAGCACAGTCGATTCCGGCAATCCATTTGTTTTTAGAACTCGGCGCATCTTCAGGCACGATGGTAGGACTTATTAGCCTCGGGTTCACACGTACTACAGCAGGCGTTCTTCAAGATGAGGCAACTGATAAAAACCTATCTAGAGCTTCCGCGTTAGAGTGGTTACGAAGAACCAAGTGGGAGTCCCGTGATATTCCCCAAGCCTGCCTGGATGAAGTGCGCGAGATTATTGGGAATTGA
- the tnpA gene encoding IS66 family insertion sequence element accessory protein TnpA — protein MPRTSCPKLTQQWRERIRRFEKSELTVADFCQLEGYSVASFYQWRRRFAEEDREDQPGVFMPVELPHAALQGHRLDEQVQAVDLRIELPGGAVLRLDAEASDRQQCRLIRNVVRSLSEVAQ, from the coding sequence GTGCCGAGAACTTCCTGCCCAAAACTTACTCAGCAGTGGCGTGAACGGATCCGTCGCTTTGAAAAGTCTGAGTTGACCGTTGCTGATTTTTGCCAACTCGAAGGCTATAGCGTTGCCTCGTTCTACCAGTGGCGACGAAGGTTTGCAGAAGAGGACCGCGAAGATCAACCCGGCGTTTTCATGCCCGTCGAGCTGCCCCACGCTGCACTTCAAGGGCATCGGCTTGATGAGCAAGTGCAAGCCGTTGACCTGAGGATCGAACTGCCCGGCGGCGCGGTACTGCGACTTGATGCCGAGGCCTCCGATCGGCAGCAGTGTCGCCTGATCAGAAATGTCGTTCGGTCGCTCTCCGAGGTCGCTCAATGA
- the mutS gene encoding DNA mismatch repair protein MutS — protein MTPMMKQYHEAKAACGDALLLFRMGDFYELFLEDAKVAADVLGLTLTSRDKDSANPTAMAGFPHHQLDGYLCKLIRAGFRAAVCEQVEDPKQAKGLVKREITRVVSAGTLTDDGMLDPREANYVAAVVLHQASGGRKQGEPPVAGIAWAELSSGRFCAGVFPVARIEDELARIGPAEVIYREDDAKFSPDTTAPWSWTSRPAWSFAEDASAKALCDQFQVGSLEGFGFNDEDSAAIRAAGAVLTYLQETQPAGLDHFRSISAHHRSGVLEIDASTRRSLEITRTLRTSSREGSLVDAIDLTCTSAGSRVLSDWIAAPLIEIAPIEARHDAIEEFMKYASLRSDVRQTLKQTFDITRLLARVATGRTGPRDLLQLAQTLAGLPELKAKLAGRTPKRLVQLESHLHLCPELRSELENALSEDCKLSAADGNFIKAGYDEELDALRKLAAGGKQWIAEYQQKQMDETGIPNLKVGYNKVFGYYLEVTNAHKDKIPQDFIRKQTLKNCERYITPDLKEYEEKVLSADEKAQSREQLIYQQLVSHAARHLQTLGEVAAAMAELDVLAALAELAAQRSWVRPEMTDDSVLRIEAGRHPVLDVTLPQGEFVPNDCVQSPETGMILLITGPNMAGKSTYIRQVALITLLAQAGSYVPAASASIGIADRIFARVGASDELSRGQSTFMVEMVETARILNTATSRSLVILDEIGRGTSTYDGLSLAWAITEHLHEQIGSRTLFATHYHELTQLQEMLPRVANLNVAVKEWNDEVVFLHRIVPGGADKSYGIHVARLAGVPASVNERAKDILSQLESDHLDSLNRPTIAPPQGHDSSGSAYQLTLFGFADHPVLTQIGQLDLNQMTPVDAIAFLQQAKKQIESHPALK, from the coding sequence ATGACTCCGATGATGAAACAGTATCATGAAGCGAAGGCAGCGTGCGGCGACGCATTGCTGTTGTTTCGCATGGGCGACTTTTACGAGTTGTTCCTCGAAGACGCGAAAGTCGCTGCCGATGTGTTGGGACTGACGCTCACTAGCCGCGACAAAGATAGCGCGAATCCGACCGCCATGGCTGGGTTCCCACATCATCAACTCGACGGTTACCTGTGCAAACTCATACGAGCCGGATTCCGTGCCGCCGTCTGTGAACAGGTCGAAGATCCCAAGCAAGCCAAAGGTTTGGTCAAACGGGAAATTACGCGCGTCGTCAGTGCCGGAACACTTACTGACGATGGCATGCTTGACCCTCGCGAGGCCAACTATGTGGCCGCCGTGGTTTTGCACCAGGCAAGTGGTGGGCGAAAACAAGGCGAGCCACCCGTCGCTGGGATCGCGTGGGCGGAATTGTCCAGCGGTCGATTTTGTGCCGGCGTCTTTCCCGTCGCCAGGATCGAGGACGAGTTGGCTCGGATCGGGCCGGCCGAAGTCATTTATCGCGAGGACGATGCCAAGTTTTCGCCGGACACGACTGCACCTTGGTCCTGGACGTCTCGGCCCGCATGGAGCTTTGCCGAGGACGCTTCGGCGAAGGCGCTTTGTGATCAATTTCAAGTCGGATCGCTGGAAGGATTCGGCTTCAACGACGAAGACTCCGCCGCCATCCGCGCCGCCGGCGCGGTGTTAACGTATTTACAAGAAACTCAGCCCGCCGGCCTGGACCACTTTCGCTCGATCTCCGCCCATCACCGCAGCGGGGTTCTTGAGATCGATGCGTCGACCCGGCGTAGCTTGGAAATCACTCGAACCTTAAGAACGTCTTCGCGAGAAGGTTCGTTGGTCGATGCGATCGACTTGACCTGCACCTCGGCCGGTTCACGGGTGCTGTCCGACTGGATCGCCGCTCCGTTAATCGAGATCGCGCCGATTGAGGCACGGCATGACGCGATCGAAGAGTTTATGAAGTACGCCTCGTTGCGAAGCGACGTTCGGCAAACGTTGAAGCAGACCTTCGACATCACTCGATTGCTCGCTCGTGTCGCCACCGGGCGAACGGGACCACGTGACTTGCTGCAGCTTGCACAGACGTTGGCCGGTTTGCCGGAACTGAAGGCAAAGTTGGCCGGTCGAACGCCGAAGCGATTGGTGCAACTGGAGTCGCACCTGCACCTGTGTCCGGAGCTCCGCAGTGAGCTCGAAAACGCTCTTTCGGAGGACTGCAAATTAAGCGCGGCCGACGGTAACTTTATCAAAGCAGGTTACGACGAAGAACTCGACGCGCTTCGCAAGTTGGCCGCCGGCGGGAAGCAATGGATTGCCGAGTACCAGCAGAAGCAGATGGATGAAACCGGCATCCCGAACTTGAAGGTCGGGTACAACAAAGTCTTCGGCTACTACCTGGAAGTCACCAACGCACACAAAGATAAGATTCCGCAGGACTTTATCCGGAAACAAACGCTAAAGAACTGTGAACGATACATCACGCCGGATCTGAAAGAGTACGAAGAAAAAGTTTTATCGGCGGACGAAAAAGCACAATCGCGCGAGCAGTTGATCTACCAACAATTGGTTTCGCATGCCGCACGGCATCTGCAAACGTTGGGCGAAGTCGCAGCCGCGATGGCAGAACTCGATGTACTCGCCGCGTTGGCAGAGCTGGCCGCACAGCGTAGTTGGGTGCGTCCGGAGATGACCGACGATTCGGTGCTGCGGATCGAAGCGGGACGCCATCCGGTTTTGGACGTCACGTTGCCGCAAGGTGAATTCGTCCCGAACGATTGTGTACAGTCTCCTGAGACGGGCATGATTTTGCTGATCACCGGCCCGAACATGGCGGGGAAGAGTACCTACATTCGGCAAGTCGCGCTGATTACGTTGCTGGCCCAAGCGGGATCTTACGTGCCGGCCGCGTCGGCGTCGATTGGAATTGCCGATCGAATTTTTGCCCGCGTCGGAGCCAGCGATGAACTCAGTCGCGGCCAAAGTACGTTCATGGTTGAAATGGTCGAGACCGCTCGTATTTTGAACACGGCGACGTCGCGCTCCCTGGTCATTTTGGACGAGATCGGACGCGGGACCAGCACCTACGATGGGTTGTCATTGGCGTGGGCGATCACCGAGCATTTGCATGAGCAAATCGGTAGTCGGACGTTGTTTGCGACGCACTATCATGAGCTGACACAATTGCAGGAGATGTTGCCTCGTGTTGCCAACTTGAACGTCGCTGTGAAAGAGTGGAACGACGAAGTAGTCTTCTTGCACCGTATCGTTCCCGGTGGTGCCGACAAGAGTTACGGTATCCACGTCGCGAGACTTGCGGGTGTTCCGGCGTCGGTGAACGAGCGGGCCAAAGACATCCTCAGCCAATTGGAATCCGATCATTTGGATTCGCTCAATCGACCGACCATCGCGCCACCTCAGGGTCACGACTCCAGCGGCAGTGCGTATCAGTTGACACTGTTTGGTTTCGCCGATCATCCCGTACTGACGCAGATCGGCCAATTGGATTTGAACCAGATGACGCCTG